Proteins encoded in a region of the Bradyrhizobium sp. CB3481 genome:
- a CDS encoding glycosyltransferase produces MAEISTGERADNTADAAVRPLRALVAVSKALDPAIDTVICMPCFRRPHYLRRTLDSLAGQRTGRRFAVVMVENDAAKSESVPVAAEYLASGKLTGLCVIEPRQGNCYAINAAFETALQTFPMATSFLMIDDDEIASKDWLEQMLRTAEATGAEIVGGPVFPEFDEKRKRGLRRHPAFAPAYDVSGPVPVIYGCGNCLIRRSVFEQLGTPAFDLRFNFLGGGDTDFFYRCKRLGMRFHWVAEAAISETVPQSRTSLKWLVTRGLRIGAINYHVQRKATPTRWLRAKLTTKLLAALPLSLVYAVHAVFTERKGTIAMHPVTVAIGSALAAVGLEPQPYKASKIVS; encoded by the coding sequence ATGGCAGAGATTTCGACCGGCGAACGCGCTGATAATACGGCCGATGCGGCCGTCAGGCCGCTTCGCGCGCTGGTGGCGGTCTCGAAGGCGCTCGACCCCGCAATCGACACCGTCATTTGCATGCCCTGTTTCCGCCGCCCGCACTATCTGCGCCGGACGTTGGACTCGCTCGCCGGCCAGCGCACCGGCCGCCGCTTCGCCGTCGTCATGGTAGAGAACGATGCAGCGAAGAGCGAGAGCGTTCCGGTTGCCGCCGAATACCTCGCGTCAGGGAAACTCACGGGGCTATGCGTGATCGAGCCGCGCCAGGGCAATTGCTATGCGATCAATGCCGCTTTCGAGACGGCGCTGCAGACATTCCCGATGGCGACCAGCTTTCTGATGATCGACGATGACGAGATCGCCTCAAAGGATTGGCTGGAGCAGATGCTGCGGACGGCCGAAGCGACCGGCGCGGAGATCGTCGGCGGGCCGGTCTTCCCTGAATTCGATGAGAAACGCAAGCGTGGCTTGCGGCGCCATCCGGCCTTTGCGCCGGCCTATGACGTCTCGGGTCCGGTGCCGGTGATCTATGGCTGCGGCAATTGCCTGATCCGCCGCTCGGTGTTCGAGCAACTGGGCACGCCGGCATTCGACCTCCGCTTCAATTTCCTCGGCGGCGGCGATACCGATTTCTTCTACCGCTGCAAGCGGCTCGGCATGCGCTTTCACTGGGTGGCGGAAGCCGCGATCAGCGAGACCGTGCCGCAGAGCCGGACCAGCCTGAAATGGCTGGTGACGCGGGGCTTAAGGATCGGCGCGATCAATTATCACGTTCAGCGCAAGGCGACGCCGACGCGCTGGCTGCGCGCGAAGCTGACCACCAAATTGCTGGCGGCGTTGCCGCTATCGCTGGTCTACGCCGTGCACGCAGTCTTCACCGAGCGCAAGGGGACCATCGCCATGCATCCGGTAACGGTTGCGATCGGCAGCGCGCTCGCCGCAGTCGGCCTCGAGCCGCAGCCCTACAAGGCCTCGAAGATCGTCTCATGA
- a CDS encoding O-antigen ligase family protein — protein MSQLADASELRTVAAGIERQQVMDIVRGATFIGTLLLGWVTLHPFESLGDLQIGDVGTGNELMTYATFGALSLLTLALAMRSDAKGLATLLSPAFVLFGAWLLITVVLSFDPATSVKRLSLTICVIAVTASMMLLPKSQHELMHWFAISALALLAICYLGILLAPDLSIHLASDPQEPGLAGNWRGAFGHKNMAAAVMVMVLFLGIYVVSSGLWISGAAIIGLASLFLLYSAGKSSLTLCFAVLLLTSITSFVRSFRLRAIILLTPLLLLNLLSIGAVMFEGLAGISKLLPFDSTFTGRTDIWAFALQSLHARLLTGYGFASFWGSSAIQNLPEGKEWAGFAAHSHNGYLDTALGMGVPGLLLLILVLVILPLRNFQRATEGGNNGPLAMALLRIWLFGLYLSAMESFFLDRSDPIWFTFLLAVFGLHYLARFRAQA, from the coding sequence ATGAGCCAGCTCGCTGACGCATCGGAACTCCGCACCGTCGCCGCCGGAATCGAGCGGCAGCAGGTGATGGACATCGTGCGCGGCGCGACCTTTATCGGGACGCTGCTGCTCGGCTGGGTCACGCTGCATCCGTTCGAGAGCCTCGGCGATCTGCAGATCGGCGATGTCGGCACCGGCAACGAGCTGATGACCTATGCGACGTTCGGCGCGTTGAGCCTTTTGACGCTGGCGCTCGCCATGCGTAGCGACGCCAAAGGACTGGCGACGCTGCTGTCGCCGGCGTTTGTCCTATTCGGTGCCTGGCTCTTGATCACCGTCGTGCTGTCGTTTGATCCCGCGACGTCGGTCAAGCGTCTTTCACTCACGATCTGCGTCATCGCGGTAACGGCATCGATGATGCTGCTGCCGAAGTCGCAGCACGAATTGATGCACTGGTTCGCGATATCAGCACTCGCGCTGCTGGCGATCTGCTATCTCGGCATATTGCTGGCGCCGGACTTGTCGATCCACTTGGCGAGCGATCCACAGGAACCGGGCCTTGCCGGCAACTGGCGCGGCGCGTTCGGCCACAAGAATATGGCCGCGGCCGTCATGGTGATGGTGCTGTTTCTCGGAATCTACGTCGTCAGCTCCGGCCTCTGGATCTCGGGGGCCGCGATCATCGGGCTCGCTTCGCTGTTCCTGCTCTATTCGGCCGGCAAGAGCTCGCTCACGCTGTGCTTTGCGGTGCTGCTGCTGACATCGATCACCTCGTTCGTCCGCTCGTTCCGGCTGCGCGCCATCATCCTGCTGACGCCGCTACTGCTATTGAACCTGCTGAGCATCGGCGCCGTGATGTTCGAGGGGCTCGCGGGAATCTCAAAACTGCTGCCGTTCGATTCGACGTTCACCGGCCGCACCGACATCTGGGCCTTTGCGCTGCAGTCGCTGCACGCGCGGTTGCTCACCGGCTATGGCTTTGCGTCGTTCTGGGGCTCCAGCGCCATCCAGAATCTGCCTGAAGGCAAGGAGTGGGCCGGCTTCGCTGCGCACAGCCACAACGGCTATCTCGACACTGCGCTGGGCATGGGCGTGCCCGGGCTGCTGCTGCTTATCCTGGTGCTGGTGATCCTGCCGCTTCGAAACTTTCAGCGGGCGACCGAGGGCGGCAACAATGGTCCGCTCGCGATGGCTTTGCTGCGGATCTGGCTGTTTGGTCTTTATCTGTCGGCGATGGAGAGCTTCTTCCTCGACCGCTCCGATCCGATCTGGTTCACGTTCCTGCTGGCGGTGTTCGGCCTGCACTATCTGGCGCGGTTCCGGGCGCAGGCATAG
- a CDS encoding cupin-like domain-containing protein, which produces MTGRIFSTWDETHSELWSHQPIRLEHQMHKSPAFSMDELARLIENYPREHYSLVKTGAKGSSRVWREGDIGNLSGRQVIEAISRGGLWLNMRDVGSVDSRFRKLIDKMFDEIAAKVPGFVVPNHQAGILVSSPDAQVYYHADLPGQGLIQISGRKRVYVYPNTPPFLRPEHLEDIALFDVEVDLPYAPWYDAHAQVFDLEPGQMLNWPLNAPHRVENLGTVNISMTVSYGNDDIRRAQIVHLANGLLRHRFGYTPKSRAPKGPSFFAKKVLQKLVRDSAWVKRERKARRAIDFRLDAAEPGKIVDLPKAA; this is translated from the coding sequence ATGACGGGCAGGATCTTCAGCACATGGGATGAGACGCATTCCGAGCTTTGGAGCCATCAGCCGATCCGGCTCGAGCACCAGATGCACAAATCGCCGGCCTTCTCGATGGACGAGCTTGCCCGCCTGATCGAGAACTATCCGCGCGAGCACTACAGCCTGGTGAAGACCGGGGCCAAAGGCTCCAGCCGGGTCTGGCGCGAGGGCGATATCGGCAACCTCTCGGGACGGCAGGTGATCGAGGCGATTTCCCGCGGCGGCCTCTGGCTCAACATGCGCGACGTCGGTTCGGTCGACAGCCGCTTCCGCAAGCTGATCGACAAGATGTTCGACGAGATCGCCGCCAAGGTGCCGGGCTTCGTGGTGCCGAACCATCAGGCCGGCATTCTGGTCTCCTCGCCGGACGCCCAGGTCTATTACCATGCTGATTTGCCAGGGCAGGGGCTGATCCAGATCTCGGGGCGCAAGCGGGTCTACGTCTACCCGAACACGCCGCCGTTCCTGAGGCCGGAGCATCTCGAGGACATCGCGCTGTTCGACGTCGAGGTCGATCTGCCCTATGCGCCTTGGTACGACGCGCATGCGCAGGTGTTCGATCTCGAACCCGGCCAGATGCTCAACTGGCCGCTGAACGCGCCGCACCGTGTCGAAAATCTCGGCACCGTCAACATCTCCATGACGGTGTCCTACGGCAATGACGACATCCGCCGGGCCCAGATCGTTCATCTCGCCAACGGCCTGCTCCGCCATCGCTTCGGCTATACGCCGAAGAGCCGCGCGCCGAAGGGACCGTCATTCTTCGCCAAGAAGGTGCTGCAGAAGCTCGTGCGCGACAGCGCCTGGGTCAAGCGCGAGCGCAAGGCGCGCCGCGCCATCGATTTCCGCCTCGATGCCGCCGAGCCCGGCAAGATCGTCGATCTGCCCAAGGCGGCGTAA
- a CDS encoding GNAT family N-acetyltransferase yields the protein MSVLATNAGLSARPVSRAAGFRVELLGDWKQAVARWHDLGPSTPFQHPAWYDAWYKAFAGTEGVAPLIAVVTDASTGDPAMLLPLIRRRQGRIAIIEFADLDLTDYNAPFLGAAAPRDAKAVRHLWRSLLSALRRMPDPADLVRLRKVPVEFGGRPNPLALLDTAGSCALNGNLVTTGEDYDAWRYTLEKTVRKELERSWRVFTRDPAASFALLTDADQAQQILSTTEAQQGTRMRSLGMNYVLDDASRAAFYRNLVRNSVGSGYALVSALTVGDEVVATLLGIRTGARYVMIRISNAGEKWSNCSPGRLIIERTMAALHRDGVREFDFSVGNYAYKRRFGVTPLPLVDISAALSWRGWPFALRDRAVGVLRDRPQLDARLRRILGKPLSREEN from the coding sequence ATGTCGGTGCTGGCGACCAATGCGGGACTGTCGGCGCGGCCAGTGAGCCGCGCGGCGGGATTTCGTGTCGAACTGCTGGGTGACTGGAAACAAGCCGTTGCGCGCTGGCACGACCTCGGTCCGTCGACGCCGTTTCAGCATCCGGCGTGGTACGACGCCTGGTACAAGGCCTTCGCCGGTACGGAGGGCGTCGCGCCGCTGATCGCCGTCGTGACGGATGCATCGACTGGCGACCCGGCAATGCTGCTGCCGTTGATTCGCCGCCGGCAGGGCCGGATCGCGATCATCGAGTTCGCCGATCTCGATCTGACCGACTACAACGCGCCTTTCCTTGGGGCTGCCGCGCCGCGCGATGCAAAGGCGGTTCGCCACCTCTGGCGCAGCCTGCTCTCGGCGCTGCGCCGGATGCCCGATCCGGCCGATCTTGTTCGCCTTCGCAAGGTGCCCGTCGAATTCGGCGGCAGGCCCAACCCGCTAGCTTTGCTCGACACCGCCGGCTCGTGTGCGCTCAACGGTAACCTCGTCACCACGGGCGAGGATTACGACGCCTGGCGCTACACGCTGGAAAAGACCGTGCGCAAGGAGCTGGAGCGGAGCTGGCGCGTGTTCACGCGCGATCCCGCCGCGTCGTTTGCGCTTCTTACCGATGCTGACCAGGCGCAGCAGATCCTCTCGACGACCGAGGCGCAGCAGGGCACGCGGATGCGCAGTCTCGGAATGAACTATGTCCTTGATGACGCAAGCCGCGCGGCCTTCTACCGCAATCTGGTTCGCAACAGTGTCGGCAGCGGCTACGCGCTGGTTTCGGCGCTCACGGTGGGCGACGAGGTCGTTGCAACGCTGCTCGGCATCAGGACCGGCGCACGCTACGTGATGATCCGCATCAGCAATGCCGGCGAGAAATGGTCGAACTGTTCGCCGGGCCGGCTGATCATCGAGCGCACGATGGCCGCGCTGCACAGGGATGGCGTACGGGAGTTCGATTTCTCCGTCGGCAACTACGCCTACAAGCGCCGCTTCGGTGTGACGCCCTTACCGCTCGTCGACATCAGCGCGGCCTTGAGCTGGCGCGGCTGGCCCTTTGCGCTGCGTGATCGCGCGGTGGGTGTGCTGAGAGATCGTCCGCAGCTCGATGCACGGCTGCGCCGCATATTAGGTAAGCCATTGTCGCGCGAAGAGAATTGA
- a CDS encoding DUF5996 family protein, which produces MSNHSQATWPELPTAAWRDTCATLQLWTQIVGKIRLTKSPWLNHSWHVTLYVTPRGLTTSPVPDGTRTFQIDFDFIDHHLRISASDGARQDFALPGHSVASFYAATLAALGELGIAVAIDEMPNELPDPIKFSEDVAHASYDPDAVGRFLQILVNSDRVFKQFRTGFLGKASPVHFFWGSFDLAVTRFSGRPAPRHPGGVPHLPDAVAHEAYSHEVSSAGFWPGGGTIDYPAYYSYAYPEPPDFRTTKVRPEAAFFSEALGEFILPYDAVRGAGSPDKALLDFLQSTYEAAAISGKWDRAALECDPGRPGMVRQL; this is translated from the coding sequence ATGAGTAACCATTCGCAAGCTACATGGCCGGAATTGCCGACCGCGGCGTGGCGTGACACCTGTGCGACGCTGCAGCTCTGGACTCAGATCGTCGGCAAAATTCGCCTGACCAAGTCGCCGTGGCTCAATCATTCCTGGCATGTGACGCTGTACGTCACGCCACGCGGATTAACGACGTCGCCGGTGCCCGACGGTACGCGAACGTTCCAGATCGATTTCGATTTCATCGATCATCACCTACGCATCTCAGCCAGCGACGGCGCGCGCCAGGACTTTGCGCTGCCGGGTCATTCCGTCGCAAGCTTCTACGCTGCCACGCTTGCCGCGCTCGGTGAGCTCGGCATTGCTGTTGCGATCGACGAGATGCCGAACGAATTGCCCGATCCGATAAAATTTTCCGAGGATGTCGCGCACGCTTCCTATGATCCGGACGCCGTCGGGCGCTTCCTGCAAATCCTTGTCAACAGCGATCGTGTCTTCAAACAGTTCCGCACCGGCTTTCTCGGCAAGGCTAGTCCGGTGCATTTTTTCTGGGGCAGTTTCGATCTCGCGGTGACGCGTTTCTCGGGCCGGCCAGCGCCGCGTCATCCCGGCGGCGTACCGCATTTGCCCGACGCGGTCGCGCATGAGGCCTATTCACACGAGGTCAGCAGCGCGGGCTTCTGGCCGGGCGGCGGCACGATCGATTATCCTGCGTACTATTCCTATGCCTATCCCGAGCCGCCGGATTTTCGGACAACGAAGGTGCGACCCGAGGCGGCCTTCTTCAGTGAAGCGCTAGGCGAATTCATCCTGCCCTATGATGCCGTTCGCGGCGCTGGTAGTCCCGACAAGGCCCTGCTCGATTTCCTGCAAAGCACCTATGAGGCCGCCGCAATATCAGGAAAGTGGGATCGCGCCGCGCTGGAGTGCGATCCTGGCCGGCCAGGTATGGTGCGTCAGCTTTGA
- the wrbA gene encoding NAD(P)H:quinone oxidoreductase — translation MSKVLVLYYSAYGHIEAMANAVAEGARKAGATVDIKRVPELVPEAVAKASYYKLDQAAPIAKIEDLANYDAIIIGTGTRFGRMASQMANFLDQAGGLWAKGALHGKVGGAFTASATQHGGQETTLFSIITNLLHFGMTVVGLNYGFAGQMKLDEVTGGAPYGATTITGGDGSRQPSENELAGARYQGRVIAETANKLHG, via the coding sequence ATGTCCAAAGTACTCGTGCTCTATTATTCCGCCTACGGTCACATCGAGGCGATGGCAAATGCCGTTGCCGAAGGTGCACGCAAGGCCGGCGCCACCGTCGACATCAAGCGCGTGCCCGAGCTGGTGCCGGAAGCCGTCGCCAAGGCCTCGTATTACAAGCTCGACCAGGCCGCGCCGATCGCGAAAATCGAGGACCTCGCCAACTACGATGCGATCATCATCGGCACCGGCACGCGTTTCGGCCGGATGGCCTCGCAGATGGCGAACTTCCTCGACCAGGCCGGCGGCCTCTGGGCCAAGGGCGCGCTGCACGGCAAGGTCGGGGGCGCCTTCACGGCGAGCGCGACCCAGCATGGCGGACAGGAAACCACGCTGTTCTCGATCATCACCAACCTCTTGCATTTCGGCATGACGGTCGTCGGCCTCAACTACGGCTTTGCCGGCCAGATGAAGCTCGACGAGGTCACCGGCGGCGCGCCCTACGGCGCCACCACGATCACCGGCGGCGACGGCAGCCGCCAGCCGAGCGAGAACGAACTCGCCGGCGCGCGCTATCAGGGCCGCGTGATTGCGGAGACCGCGAACAAGCTGCATGGGTGA
- a CDS encoding pirin family protein, translated as MIELRPFAKLGGADHGWLKAKHHFSFGSHYDPSNMGHGALRVWNDDEIAPNTGFPAHPHANMEIITYVREGAITHQDSLGNKGRTEAGDVQVMSAGSGIRHSEYNLEPSKTKIFQIWIEPETTGGQPTWGAKPFPKSDRSGKLVTIASGIEGDEDALPIRADARVLATTLKTGESATYEPRKARHLYLVPAAGSVEVNGVRVNARDGAAIRDEAKLTITALEDSELVLVDAA; from the coding sequence ATGATCGAACTTAGACCTTTTGCAAAACTCGGCGGCGCCGATCACGGCTGGCTGAAGGCGAAGCATCACTTCTCGTTCGGCAGCCACTACGACCCCAGCAATATGGGCCACGGCGCGCTGCGGGTGTGGAACGATGACGAGATCGCGCCCAACACCGGCTTTCCCGCCCATCCCCACGCCAACATGGAGATCATCACCTATGTCCGCGAAGGCGCGATCACGCACCAGGACTCGCTCGGCAACAAGGGCCGCACCGAGGCCGGCGACGTGCAGGTGATGAGCGCGGGCAGCGGCATCCGTCACTCCGAATACAATCTGGAGCCTTCGAAGACGAAGATTTTTCAGATCTGGATCGAGCCGGAGACGACGGGCGGCCAGCCGACCTGGGGCGCGAAACCGTTTCCCAAGTCAGACCGTTCCGGCAAGCTCGTCACCATCGCGAGCGGCATCGAAGGCGATGAGGATGCGCTGCCGATCCGCGCCGACGCGCGGGTGCTCGCAACCACGCTGAAGACCGGCGAGAGCGCGACATATGAGCCGCGAAAGGCGCGTCACCTCTATCTGGTGCCGGCGGCCGGCAGCGTCGAGGTCAACGGCGTGCGCGTCAACGCCCGCGACGGCGCCGCGATCCGCGACGAGGCGAAGCTGACGATCACCGCGCTGGAAGACAGCGAGCTGGTGCTGGTCGACGCGGCGTAG
- a CDS encoding SDR family oxidoreductase, with protein MTKKLSGKVALVTGGSRGIGAASARALAEEGANVAISYVASPDKAEAVVAELKAKGVNARAYKADQASSADVDQLVKNVAKDFGRLDILVNNAGVAVGGPIDDANTDTAALARQEEINVHGVVTAIRTASKLMSEGGRIVTIGSGIATRASFPGLADYAATKAAIVGYSKGASRDLGPRGITVNVLQPGSINTDMNPDDDREFADAQRKQHALQRFGTAEEIAAGVVFLASPEASFVTGTVLNVDGGFGA; from the coding sequence ATGACCAAGAAGCTCTCAGGCAAGGTAGCCCTCGTCACCGGCGGTTCCCGCGGCATCGGCGCGGCAAGCGCCCGCGCATTGGCGGAAGAAGGTGCCAACGTTGCGATCAGCTATGTCGCCTCCCCCGACAAGGCCGAAGCCGTCGTCGCTGAACTCAAGGCCAAGGGCGTCAACGCCCGCGCCTACAAGGCCGACCAGGCGTCCTCCGCCGACGTTGATCAACTCGTCAAGAACGTCGCCAAGGATTTCGGCCGGCTCGACATCCTCGTCAACAATGCGGGCGTTGCGGTCGGTGGGCCGATCGATGATGCCAATACCGACACCGCGGCGCTTGCCCGTCAGGAGGAAATCAACGTGCACGGCGTCGTCACCGCGATCCGTACTGCGTCGAAGCTGATGAGCGAAGGCGGCCGCATCGTCACCATCGGTTCGGGTATTGCGACCCGCGCTTCGTTTCCGGGGCTTGCCGATTACGCGGCCACCAAGGCTGCGATCGTCGGCTACTCCAAGGGCGCATCACGCGACCTCGGGCCACGCGGCATCACGGTCAACGTGCTGCAGCCGGGATCGATCAACACCGATATGAACCCGGACGACGACCGCGAGTTTGCCGACGCCCAGCGCAAGCAACATGCGTTGCAACGCTTCGGCACCGCTGAGGAGATTGCTGCCGGCGTGGTGTTTCTCGCCAGCCCCGAAGCCTCGTTCGTAACCGGCACGGTGCTCAACGTCGACGGCGGTTTCGGCGCGTAA
- a CDS encoding LysR family transcriptional regulator: MSKLPDFEALAIFAKVVELRSFASAATELALSKATVSKAVSRLEQRLGARLFNRTSRRLALTDAGQRLAEPAARLLADGEDAENEALSQSMAPRGLVRLAVPMTFGVKAVAPILPEFLAAYPEVSIDLHLSDATVDLIGEGFDAGLRIARLPDSSLIARRLCGMPRYTVAAPSYLKRYGRPTHPMHLAQHKCFGYAYLSTPGVWHYTNAAGEQASVRPAGQLRVNNGEAVLPSVIAGLGIADLPDFIVGDAVASGAVEVILKGWHQAEGAVHLVTPPGGPRPARVEVLADFLAKHFAKAKKRKS; this comes from the coding sequence ATGTCGAAACTCCCGGACTTCGAGGCGCTGGCGATTTTCGCGAAAGTCGTGGAACTACGGTCGTTTGCCTCGGCCGCGACTGAACTGGCGCTGTCGAAGGCCACGGTGTCCAAGGCGGTCAGCCGGCTGGAGCAGCGGCTCGGCGCGCGGCTGTTCAACCGCACCTCCCGGCGGCTGGCGCTGACCGATGCCGGGCAGCGGCTGGCGGAGCCCGCCGCGCGCCTGCTCGCCGACGGCGAGGACGCCGAGAACGAGGCGCTGTCGCAATCGATGGCGCCGCGCGGCTTGGTGCGGCTCGCGGTGCCGATGACCTTTGGTGTGAAGGCGGTGGCGCCGATCCTGCCGGAATTCCTCGCCGCCTATCCGGAAGTCTCGATCGACCTTCACCTGAGCGACGCCACGGTAGATCTGATCGGCGAGGGATTCGACGCCGGCCTGCGCATCGCGCGGCTGCCGGACTCTTCACTGATCGCGCGTCGCCTGTGCGGCATGCCGCGCTACACGGTGGCGGCGCCTTCCTATCTGAAGCGTTACGGAAGGCCGACGCACCCGATGCATCTCGCCCAGCACAAGTGCTTCGGCTATGCCTATCTCTCGACGCCCGGCGTCTGGCACTACACCAATGCGGCCGGCGAGCAGGCGAGCGTGCGTCCGGCGGGCCAGCTCCGCGTCAACAATGGCGAGGCCGTGCTGCCTTCCGTCATCGCCGGCCTCGGCATCGCCGACCTGCCGGACTTCATAGTCGGCGACGCCGTTGCCTCCGGCGCAGTCGAGGTCATCCTCAAGGGCTGGCACCAGGCGGAAGGCGCCGTGCATCTCGTGACCCCGCCCGGCGGCCCGCGCCCCGCCCGGGTCGAGGTGCTGGCGGATTTCCTCGCCAAGCATTTTGCAAAAGCGAAGAAAAGGAAGTCGTGA
- a CDS encoding tripartite tricarboxylate transporter substrate binding protein yields MNRRELLKAAAALPLASTSLSNTAFAQSPYPSRNITMIVPFPPGGQADLAARPVAQALERILGKPVIVDNRAGGGGGSVGNAAAARAEPDGHTLLMTLSSLAVLPEADRLFDRPVAYEVSQFAPIARVLADPTLLAVPASAPWKTLQEFVDDAKKRPGQIPYGSSGPYGTLHVAMEMFAASAGIKLLHVPFRGAGPALTALLSGTVQAMASAPGTLKEQVDAGKMRVLANWGAERIKSFPDLPTFREIGYKDVEFYIWAGLFAQSALPAPIMTRLREAMAEAVKAPEVVKTYETAGSPVAYLDAPEFAKFVAEDSARLVAAVKKIGKVE; encoded by the coding sequence ATGAACCGCCGCGAACTTCTCAAGGCCGCCGCTGCGTTGCCGCTGGCGTCAACTTCACTTTCCAACACCGCCTTCGCGCAAAGCCCATATCCCTCGCGCAACATCACCATGATCGTGCCGTTCCCGCCGGGCGGACAAGCCGATCTTGCGGCGCGGCCGGTGGCGCAGGCACTGGAGCGGATTCTCGGCAAGCCCGTGATCGTCGACAACCGCGCCGGCGGTGGCGGCGGATCGGTCGGCAATGCGGCGGCCGCGCGCGCTGAGCCTGACGGGCACACGCTGTTGATGACGCTGTCGTCGCTCGCCGTGCTGCCCGAGGCCGACCGGCTGTTCGATCGCCCGGTGGCGTATGAAGTCTCACAGTTTGCGCCGATCGCGCGCGTGCTGGCCGATCCGACCTTGCTCGCGGTGCCGGCATCCGCGCCATGGAAGACGCTGCAGGAATTCGTCGACGATGCCAAGAAACGTCCCGGTCAAATCCCCTACGGTTCGTCCGGTCCCTACGGCACGCTGCATGTGGCGATGGAGATGTTCGCCGCGAGCGCCGGCATCAAGCTGCTGCACGTGCCGTTCCGCGGCGCGGGGCCGGCGCTCACCGCGCTGCTCAGCGGCACCGTGCAGGCGATGGCATCGGCGCCGGGCACGCTGAAGGAGCAGGTCGATGCGGGTAAGATGCGCGTGCTCGCCAATTGGGGTGCGGAGCGCATCAAGAGCTTTCCTGATCTGCCGACCTTCAGGGAAATCGGCTACAAGGATGTCGAGTTCTACATCTGGGCCGGGCTGTTCGCGCAAAGCGCGCTGCCCGCGCCGATCATGACGCGGCTGCGCGAAGCGATGGCGGAAGCCGTGAAGGCGCCCGAGGTGGTGAAGACGTACGAGACCGCCGGCAGCCCGGTCGCCTATCTCGACGCGCCGGAGTTTGCAAAGTTCGTGGCCGAGGACAGCGCGCGGCTCGTCGCGGCGGTGAAGAAGATCGGCAAGGTCGAATAG
- a CDS encoding YbaK/EbsC family protein has translation MSLASVRAFFAEKAPDIAVIESEMSSATVALAAEAYGVEPARIAKTLSLRVGDRVVLIVAAGTSRMDNKKVKALFGGKPKMLGLDEVADITGHEVGGVCPFGLKTPLPVYCDVSLKAFDIVVPAAGSTHSAVKITPERMAELTGAEWVDVCELRPVEAASA, from the coding sequence ATGAGTCTTGCTTCCGTTCGCGCCTTCTTCGCCGAGAAGGCGCCCGATATTGCCGTGATTGAATCCGAGATGAGCTCTGCCACCGTCGCGCTGGCCGCCGAGGCCTATGGCGTCGAGCCGGCGCGGATCGCCAAGACGCTGTCCTTGCGCGTCGGCGATCGCGTGGTGCTGATCGTGGCGGCCGGTACCTCGCGGATGGACAACAAGAAGGTGAAGGCGCTGTTCGGCGGCAAGCCGAAGATGCTCGGCCTCGACGAAGTCGCAGATATCACCGGACATGAAGTGGGCGGCGTTTGCCCATTCGGGCTGAAAACGCCGCTGCCGGTCTATTGCGATGTGTCGTTGAAGGCGTTCGACATCGTGGTGCCGGCCGCGGGCTCGACCCACAGCGCAGTGAAGATCACGCCGGAGCGCATGGCGGAATTGACCGGCGCCGAATGGGTCGACGTCTGCGAACTCAGGCCGGTCGAGGCGGCATCGGCCTAA
- a CDS encoding haloacid dehalogenase type II: MTIKAVVFDAYGTLYDVQSVADVTEEAFPGYGEIITQVWRIKQLEYSWLRSLMRRYQNFAVVTREALAYTLASLGLQYDDATFVRIIEKYLHLDLYPDALTALSAMKDRKLAILSNGSPDMLDALVKNSGLDSVLDAVISVDAKKMFKPSPEVYALIEEALHVPPAEVLFISSNPWDVCGAKAFGLNVAWIERVSPEAMALACLESETLPPLTMFKILRTQMDELGVTADHRIHALAELPALVSGIRS; encoded by the coding sequence ATGACCATCAAAGCCGTCGTCTTCGATGCCTATGGCACCCTCTATGATGTCCAGTCGGTGGCCGATGTCACCGAGGAGGCGTTCCCGGGCTATGGCGAGATCATCACCCAGGTCTGGCGCATCAAGCAGCTCGAATATAGCTGGCTGCGCTCGCTGATGCGGCGTTACCAGAATTTTGCTGTCGTGACGCGCGAGGCGCTGGCCTACACACTGGCCAGCCTCGGGCTGCAGTATGACGACGCGACGTTCGTGCGCATCATCGAGAAATACCTGCATCTCGATCTCTATCCCGACGCGCTGACCGCATTGTCGGCGATGAAGGACCGCAAGCTCGCGATCCTCTCCAATGGCAGCCCCGACATGCTTGACGCGCTGGTGAAGAACAGCGGGCTCGACAGCGTGCTCGATGCCGTCATCAGCGTCGATGCCAAGAAGATGTTCAAGCCCTCACCCGAGGTCTACGCACTGATTGAAGAGGCGCTGCATGTGCCGCCTGCCGAGGTGCTGTTCATCTCCTCCAATCCCTGGGACGTCTGCGGCGCCAAGGCGTTCGGGCTCAACGTCGCCTGGATCGAGCGGGTGAGCCCGGAGGCGATGGCGCTGGCCTGCCTGGAAAGCGAGACGCTGCCGCCCTTGACGATGTTCAAGATATTGCGCACCCAGATGGACGAGCTCGGCGTGACGGCGGACCATCGCATCCACGCCCTCGCCGAGCTTCCCGCTTTGGTGTCTGGCATAAGGTCCTGA